A single window of Debaryomyces hansenii CBS767 chromosome F complete sequence DNA harbors:
- a CDS encoding DEHA2F25102p (highly similar to uniprot|P39958 Saccharomyces cerevisiae YER136W GDI1 GDP dissociation inhibitor regulates vesicle traffic in secretory pathways by regulating the dissociation of GDP from the Sec4/Ypt/rab family of GTP binding proteins), giving the protein MDENYDVIVLGTGLTECILSGVLSVEGKKVLHIDRQDFYGGESASLNLSQLYSKFKPSAQKPELKGRDRDWCVDLIPKFLMANGELTNILVHTDVTRYIEFKQIGGSYVYRNGRIAKVPSNEMEAVRSSLMGIFEKRRMKRFLEFIASYKEEEPKTHQGLNLDSNTMNDVYNHFGLENGTKDFIGHAMALWSNDDYLNEVARPTYDRIILYVQSVAKYGKSPYIYPLYGLGELPQGFARLSAIYGGTYMLDTPIDEVLYTDDKKFAGVKTKEGTAKAPIVIADPTYFPEKVKKTGSRVIRAMCIMDHPIPNTNDLDSVQLIIPQNQIGRKSDIYITVLSDVHCVVPKGYYLAIVSTIIETEQPHVELEPAFKLLGPRLDTLMGIAELYEPLEDGTSDGIYLSKSYDSTSHFESTTDDVKDLYFRVMGKPLVLKKRPNAEEEEALNGLE; this is encoded by the coding sequence ATGGATGAAAATTACGATGTTATTGTGTTAGGTACCGGGTTAACTGAGTGTATTCTCTCAGGAGTTTTGTCAGTTGAAGGGAAGAAAGTGTTACACATTGACCGTCAGGATTTCTACGGTGGAGAATCTGCATCTTTGAACTTGTCACAATTGTACTCTAAGTTCAAACCTTCTGCTCAAAAACCAGAATTGAAAGGTAGAGATCGTGACTGGTGCGTTGACTTGATTCCTAAATTTTTAATGGCGAATGGAGAATTAACCAATATTTTGGTACACACCGACGTCACGagatatattgaattcaagCAGATTGGAGGAAGTTATGTGTATAGAAATGGGCGTATTGCCAAAGTTCCTTCTAATGAGATGGAGGCAGTTAGAAGTTCATTGATGGGAATATTCGAAAAGAGAAGAATGAAGAGGTTTTTAGAATTCATTGCTAGCTATAAGGAAGAGGAACCAAAAACCCACCAAGGATTGAATTTGGATTCCAATACCATGAATGATGTCTACAACCACTTTGGATTAGAAAACGGTACAAAAGATTTCATTGGTCATGCCATGGCATTATGGTCGAATGACGACTACTTAAATGAGGTTGCCAGACCAACTTATGATAGAATTATCTTGTATGTGCAATCGGTGGCCAAGTATGGTAAGTCTCCATATATTTATCCATTATATGGTTTAGGTGAATTGCCACAAGGGTTTGCTAGATTATCGGCAATTTACGGTGGTACATATATGTTAGACACACCTATTGATGAAGTTTTATACACTGATGATAAAAAGTTTGCAGGTGTCAAGACGAAAGAAGGTACTGCAAAGGCTCCAATTGTGATTGCTGACCCAACTTATTTCCCAGAGAAGGTCAAGAAGACCGGCAGCAGAGTCATTAGGGCCATGTGTATTATGGACCACCCAATTCCAAACACCAATGATTTAGATTCTGTTCAATTGATCATTCCTCAAAACCAAATTGGCCGTAAGAGTGATATCTATATCACTGTCTTGTCCGATGTCCATTGTGTTGTTCCAAAGGGTTATTATTTGGCAATTGTCTCGACCATTATCGAAACTGAACAACCTCATGTTGAATTGGAGCCTgcattcaaattattggGCCCAAGACTAGATACGTTAATGGGTATCGCCGAATTATATGAACCTTTGGAAGACGGTACATCCGATGGAATTTACTTATCAAAGAGTTACGATTCTACTTCTCATTTCGAAAGTACTACCGATGATGTTaaagatttatatttcaGAGTCATGGGTAAGCCTTTGGTCTTAAAGAAAAGACCAAATgccgaagaagaagaggcCTTAAACGGTCTTGAATAG
- a CDS encoding DEHA2F25124p (highly similar to CA5377|IPF5234 Candida albicans IPF5234) — translation MVDTPVSLKGKKYPAKEHAKKVCKHFKCKSKAGSKSDVAFFISGEDLELYDYSDQTKPIRQNRYFFYLSGVSIPGSHILYQCEKDKLVLYLPNIDVDDVMWSGMPMSLQEAQEKYDVDEVKYVSDLQKDLEAMVDASTIYTTDINKFNQKYGQFLTEKDEDFFFALDESRLIKDSYELELMRHAAAITDKCHLAVMSAIPIETNETHIHAEFMYHALRQGSKYQSYDPVCCSGPNCSTLHYVKNDDEIDSRRSILIDAGAEWECYASDVTRCFPINGDWSKEHLEIYNAVLKMQSVTMDMIKPGANWDDLHLTAHKIMIGEFLKLGIFNSKFSAQELYESKISARFFPHGLGHLLGMDTHDVGGNPNYKDPDPLLQYLRLRRTLQAGMVLTDEPGIYFSPFLLKDVLEDESKMKYINKDVLDKYWYIGGVRIEDDLLVTESGFENFTGITSDPTEISKIVKQGLSRGKEAFHNVI, via the coding sequence ATGGTTGACACACCTGTATCGTTGAAGGGTAAGAAATACCCAGCAAAAGAGCATGCTAAGAAAGTTTGTAAGCACTTTAAGTGCAAGAGCAAGGCCGGTTCAAAAAGCGATGTTGCATTTTTCATCAGTGGTGAAGATTTAGAGTTGTACGATTATTCTGATCAGACTAAGCCTATTAGACAAAACAGATACTTTTTCTACTTGAGTGGGGTATCAATTCCAGGGTCCCATATTTTATATCAATGTGAGAAGGATAAATTGGTCCTTTATCTCCCCAACATCGATGTAGATGATGTCATGTGGTCTGGAATGCCAATGAGCTTGCAAGAGGCCCAGGAAAAATATGATGTGGACGAAGTCAAGTATGTGTCTGACTTGCAAAAAGATCTCGAGGCCATGGTCGACGCATCGACAATTTACACTACTgacatcaataaattcaacCAGAAATATGGACAATTTTTAACCGAAAAGGACGAAGACTTTTTCTTTGCATTGGATGAATCTAGATTGATCAAAGATTCATACGAGCTTGAATTAATGCGTCATGCTGCTGCGATAACCGATAAGTGTCACTTGGCTGTGATGTCTGCTATCCCTATCGAGACGAACGAAACCCACATCCACGCAGAATTCATGTACCATGCGCTTAGACAAGGTTCTAAGTACCAATCATATGATCCAGTCTGTTGTAGTGGTCCAAACTGCTCCACTTTACACTATGTAAAGAACGATGACGAAATTGATTCCAGAAGATCGATTTTAATCGATGCGGGGGCCGAATGGGAATGCTATGCCAGTGATGTGACTAGGTGTTTCCCTATCAACGGAGACTGGTCCAAAGAACACTTAGAAATCTACAACGCTGTCTTGAAGATGCAATCCGTCACTATGGATATGATCAAGCCAGGTGCCAATTGGGACGACCTTCACTTGACTGCCCACAAAATCATGATCGGcgaatttttgaaattgggTATCTTCAACTCCAAGTTCTCGGCCCAAGAGCTTTATGAGTCCAAGATCTCTGCTAGATTCTTCCCTCACGGCTTGGGCCACTTACTAGGTATGGACACTCACGATGTTGGTGGCAATCCAAACTACAAAGATCCTGACCCATTGTTACAATATTTAAGATTGCGCAGAACTTTACAAGCCGGTATGGTCCTCACAGACGAGCCTGGTATCTACTTCTCTCCATTCTTGTTGAAGGATGTCTTGGAAGATGAATCGAAGATGAAGTACATCAACAAGGATGTGTTGGACAAATACTGGTACATTGGAGGTGTGAGAATCGAAGACGACTTATTGGTCACCGAATCTGGCTTCGAAAACTTCACCGGTATCACTTCTGACCCTACTGAGATCTCCAAGATTGTTAAACAAGGCTTATCTAGAGGTAAGGAGGCTTTCCATAATGTTATATAG
- a CDS encoding DEHA2F25146p (highly similar to uniprot|P43588 Saccharomyces cerevisiae YFR004W RPN11 Metalloprotease subunit of the 19S regulatory particle of the 26S proteasome lid): protein MERLQRLLGSGGGLGGAPPPTDGPAIDNAETVHISSLALLKMLKHGRAGVPMEVMGLMLGEFVDDFTIHVIDVFAMPQSGTGVSVEAVDDVFQTKMMDMLRQTGRDQMVVGWYHSHPGFGCWLSSVDVNTQQSFEQLNKRAVAVVVDPIQSVKGKVVIDAFRTIDTTTLMMGQEPRQTTSNVGHLNKPSIQALIHGLNRHYYSLNIDYHKTSYETNMLLNLHKKNWQSGLKMVDYNHKEHENLENTETMVKIAELYNQRVKEEQELSEEQLKTRYVGKQDPKKHLSDTAEASIEENVTSLLTGNINSLAIH from the coding sequence ATGGAAAGATTACAAAGATTGTTAGGATCAGGTGGTGGACTAGGAGGAGCACCACCTCCAACAGATGGACCAGCAATTGATAATGCTGAAACAGTACATATATCGTCATTGGCGTTGTTGAAGATGTTGAAGCATGGACGTGCTGGGGTTCCAATGGAAGTGATGGGGTTGATGTTAGGAGAGTTTGTTGATGACTTTACGATCCACGTTATCGATGTATTTGCCATGCCTCAATCTGGTACAGGGGTATCTGTTGAAGCAGTGGATGACGTTTTCCAGACTAAAATGATGGATATGTTGAGACAAACAGGTAGAGATCAAATGGTGGTCGGATGGTACCATTCACATCCAGGGTTTGGTTGTTGGTTATCATCTGTCGATGTGAACACACAACAATCGTTCGAGCAGTTGAATAAGAGAGCTGTGGCAGTTGTGGTGGATCCAATCCAGTCTGTCAAGGGTAAGGTTGTCATTGATGCCTTCAGAACCATTGACACCACCACGTTGATGATGGGCCAAGAACCCCGTCAAACTACTTCTAACGTGGGGCATTTAAACAAGCCTTCCATTCAAGCATTAATCCATGGGTTGAACCGTCACTACTACTCATTGAATATCGATTATCACAAAACTTCCTATGAGACCAACATGCTCTTAAACTTGCACAAGAAAAACTGGCAATCTGGTTTGAAAATGGTCGACTATAACCATAAGGAACATGAGAACTTAGAGAATACTGAAACGATGGTCAAGATTGCAGAATTATACAACCAGAGAGTAAAAGAAGAACAGGAATTGCTGGAAGAACAATTGAAGACAAGATACGTCGGTAAACAAGATCCAAAGAAGCACTTATCTGATACCGCTGAAGCATCTATCGAAGAAAATGttacttcattattaacaggaaatattaatagtttAGCTATTCATTAG
- a CDS encoding DEHA2F25168p (weakly similar to uniprot|P43589 Saccharomyces cerevisiae YFR005C SAD1 Conserved zinc-finger domain protein involved in pre-mRNA splicing), producing the protein MNTSKYCTCKTLLSYIIDRANMSATKDYETVRPLKKQKTDSKSEADSSDDEELPQYLLQNSPMQDASANDDGFCLDTINRYLLDFDFEKVCSITLSNVNVYCCLVCGKFFQGRSKSSHAYLHSVNANHRVFINLETAKTYILPDNYELTTQKALKHLSDIKLLLNPVYSKVAIQNLSKKVQIGHDLNHKPYVVGFIGLNNLSANDYANVIFQALSHIPPIRDFYLSLTIPEKKDLNERIIRKSQLNNLFGLLVRKLWSSYLFKGHISPHELLQYISSVSKKKFGIAEQKSPKAFMVWLLNQLHIQLIKSIKNNSTIFSKSLQGSIQVSTIPITATTNKLTNKVDFNVQDKDKVTNLSKFWVLSLDIPGNALFQGTSNQGEQTSQIPQVSIQSLLEKYDGKTTVQVSRAELKVYQLVEPLPPYIIFHIDRGLDNDDENSRGNPTVVKFPSVIDMSPYVLNSGNEPIRYKLISSIKHELIPGIKLDHGDDKHQWSVNLCKDQETNQWVTIRDLEVENCESELMFLDESFIQVWEKC; encoded by the coding sequence ATGAATACTCTGAAATATTGTACTTGCAAAACTTTACTATCATACATTATAGATAGAGCAAATATGTCTGCTACAAAGGACTATGAAACTGTTAGACCTTTGAAAAAACAGAAGACTGACAGTAAATCTGAGGCCGATAGttcagatgatgaagagtTGCCTCAATACCTTTTACAGAATTCACCTATGCAAGATGCATCTGCTAATGATGATGGATTTTGTTTAGATACAATTAATAGATATTTGTTAGACTTTGATTTTGAGAAGGTTTGTCTGATAACCTTGTCTAATGTGAATGTGTATTGTTGCTTGGTTTGCGGTAAATTTTTTCAAGGCCGTTCGAAATCATCTCATGCCTATTTACACTCTGTAAATGCTAACCACAGAGTGTTTATAAACTTGGAGACAGCCAAAACATACATTTTACCCGATAATTATGAATTAACGACACAAAAGGCATTGAAACATTTACTGGACATTAAGTTATTACTAAATCCCGTATATTCAAAAGTTGCAATACAGAACTTATCCAAGAAAGTGCAAATAGGTCACGATTTGAACCATAAGCCTTACGTGGTTGGATTTATTGGCCTCAATAATCTTTCGGCTAATGACTATGCAAATGTTATATTTCAAGCCTTAAGTCATATCCCTCCTATTAGAGACTTCTATCTCAGCTTAACAATACCGGAGAAGAAAGATCTTAATGAGCGAATTATAAGAAAATCACAATTAAATAACCTTTTTGGATTATTAGTAAGGAAATTATGGTCTAGCTATTTGTTCAAAGGCCATATATCCCCTCATGAACTCTTACAATATATTTCTAGTGTATCTAAGAAGAAGTTTGGAATCGCCGAACAGAAATCCCCTAAGGCGTTTATGGTTTGGCTTTTGAATCAACTACATATTCAGCTAATCAAAAGCATCAAGAATAACTCTACTATATTTTCTAAGTCACTACAGGGTCTGATTCAGGTTTCTACGATTCCGATAACAGCAACGACTAATAAATTGACGAACAAGGTAGATTTCAATGTTCAAGACAAAGATAAAGTTACAAACCTACTGAAATTTTGGGTATTATCATTGGACATACCGGGAAACGCACTCTTCCAAGGTACATCCAATCAAGGTGAACAGACATCGCAAATTCCACAAGTATCAATACAGCTGCTTCTAGAGAAATATGATGGAAAGACCACAGTACAGGTATCCCGTGCCGAATTAAAAGTTTATCAATTAGTAGAACCGTTACCTCCTtacataatttttcatatcGACAGAGGtttagataatgatgacGAGAATTCTAGGGGCAATCCAACAGTGGTGAAGTTCCCATCAGTTATCGACATGTCTCCATATGTCCTCAATCTGGGAAATGAGCCAATTCGTTATAAACTCATATCTAGTATAAAGCATGAATTAATACCAGGGATCAAATTGGATCACGGAGATGATAAGCATCAATGGTCAGTCAACTTATGTAAAGACCAGGAAACTAATCAATGGGTTACAATAAGAGATTTGGAAGTTGAAAACTGTGAAAGCGAATTGATGTTTTTAGATGAAAGCTTTATACAAGTTTGGGAAAAGTGCTAA
- a CDS encoding DEHA2F25190p (weakly similar to uniprot|P14693 Saccharomyces cerevisiae YHR083W SAM35 Essential component of the sorting and assembly machinery (SAM complex aka TOB complex) of the mitochondrial outer membrane), which produces MFEVPKPIKKVFDTFPLYTYDPIPNNTPSNFQSIESNKFYFTSSNDQAKDNACFTLGVHNIYSVNTANGEKKIPSDPISFGHALILCHKNDLKLPSSGDNVGSKSKHSIMKLSYHASPDNQLPILIEDDLKSQTRNIRSSLSMNQSVKVNNNFSENASARIINELVDTELADLWILCLLSDLPSSNPLVFNKLFKLDEEITKSTFTNKITIMSILNEIPRWGSFHLRYSYLFDHSRTKSFINMPSRLLSEDILEVFANTNNESIRKAYNDKLKEFEINLELLIDYIKESDSNEQKKIIELKLVGFIIIMDSLLNTKLHEVLSKEKFSSFVKLCYEIIGKY; this is translated from the coding sequence ATGTTTGAAGTACCTAAACCTATAAAGAAGGTATTCGATACCTTCCCATTGTATACATATGATCCTATTCCTAATAATACTCCTTCTAATTTTCAATCTATTGAATCCAATAAGTTTTACTTCACTTCCAGCAATGACCAAGCCAAAGATAATGCATGTTTTACTTTAGGAGTACATAACATATATCTGGTAAACACAGCTAATggagaaaagaaaataccTTCAGATCCTATTTCCTTTGGACATGCACTAATTTTATGTCATAAAAATGATCTTAAATTACCGAGTTCTGGTGATAATGTTGGTTCTAAATCCAAGCACTctataatgaaattatcgTATCATGCATCCCCAGATAATCAATTACCAATACTCATTGAGGACGACCTCAAGTCGCAGACCCGTAACATAAGATCTTCATTGTCAATGAACCAATCTGTTAAAgtgaataataatttttctgaGAATGCTCTGGCCCGTATAATTAACGAATTAGTGGATACTGAACTTGCTGATTTATGGATATTGTGTCTCTTGAGTGACTTGCCAAGCTCCAATCCACTTGTGTTTAACAAATTGTTTAAgttagatgaagaaattacaAAGTCAACGTTCACTAACAAGATCACAATTATGTCtattttaaatgaaattccaAGATGGGGTTCATTCCACTTAAGATACtcttatttatttgacCACTCTAGaacaaaatcatttattaatatgCCCCTGAGATTACTATCGGAAGATATATTAGAAGTATTTGCAAATACGAATAATGAATCTATCAGAAAGGCGTACAATgacaaattgaaagaatttgaaataaatttagaattgctaattgattatattaaagaGAGTGATTCAAACGaacaaaagaagataattgaattaaaattagttggtttcattatcattatggattcattattaaatacCAAATTACATGAGGTTCTTTCTAAGGAAAAATTTAGTTCCTTCGTGAAGCTTTGCTACGAAATTATCGGTAAGTATTAA
- a CDS encoding DEHA2F25212p (similar to uniprot|Q12447 Saccharomyces cerevisiae YDR071C PAA1 Polyamine acetyltransferase) — MSDFPPNLSIRPLTIEDLDQCVSLENRGFPESERGSPDKFKYRLTSCPELCSGLFIREYIPKYNAINLPEVANQKGKEIAPEETEEENLDELPYESAVVKETLIGHIIATKTYSSSITKSSMEVSSAEDPTAGHFEHSRFIGIHALVIDPEWQGKNLGTLLMHDYIQKLSNQDLGDKVIIIAHKELVPFYEKIGFHNLGESECKFANTKWYDLAIDLVPEQDD, encoded by the coding sequence atgtCTGATTTCCCACCTAATTTATCTATAAGACCTTTAACTATTGAGGATCTTGATCAATGTGTTAGCTTAGAAAATCGAGGTTTTCCAGAATCTGAAAGAGGTTCGCCTgacaaatttaaatatagatTAACTTCATGTCCCGAATTATGTTCAGGTTTGTTCATTAGAGAATATATCCCTAAGTATAATGCTATCAATTTACCTGAAGTTGCAAACCAAAAGGGAAAGGAAATTGCTCCAGAAGAGACTGAAGAGGAAAATCTCGACGAATTACCATACGAATCGGCCGTGGTCAAGGAAACTTTAATTGGACATATAATTGCTACTAAGACATATTCTTCTAGCATAACCAAGTCATCTATGGAAGTATCGTCAGCTGAGGACCCAACAGCAGGCCATTTTGAGCATTCGAGATTCATTGGTATCCACGCGTTGGTCATAGATCCAGAATGGCAAGGCAAGAACTTAGGAACGCTATTGATGCATGACTACATCCAAAAATTGTCTAACCAAGACTTGGGTGATAAGGTTATCATCATTGCCCATAAGGAATTGGTTCCATTCTACGAGAAAATAGGTTTCCACAATTTGGGTGAAAGTGAATGCAAATTTGCTAATACCAAATGGTATGACCTCGCTATTGATTTAGTTCCTGAACAGGATGATTAA
- a CDS encoding DEHA2F25234p (similar to uniprot|P39984 Saccharomyces cerevisiae YEL056W HAT2 Subunit of the Hat1p-Hat2p histone acetyltransferase complex) produces the protein MSLEAEVPELGQDDSQRELTIKEEYQLWRKNCRYMYEFVSETALTWPSLTIQWLPENKTNEAEGLIDAKLLLGTHTSGEDTNYLKLASTQIPLSNSSNTEEKSNKKVTSRIKITKKFENNFEINRARYMPQDPSIVSTINGAGEIDLYNLGGDQKTAIAHFTPHEDNGYGLSWSPHKKGYLLTASDDKTVVLTDTSRLDATDLSQVCKFTTHKDIVNDAKWHQFDESLFGSVSDDKYFYLFDIRTPGEPVSKFYHPESEGINSLSFSPFSQYLVATGNANSNISLLDTRKLSTKSAVSDGLLHTMMGHSDSITSLEFSPHKDGMLASGSQDRRLILWDLFKVGEEQAQEDAEDGCPELFMMHAGHTGAVTDLSWCPYKDWTIGSVADDNIVHLWEIGKTLLNAEKGIELKDTDLE, from the coding sequence ATGTCTTTGGAAGCAGAAGTGCCTGAATTAGGTCAAGATGATTCTCAAAGAGAATTGACCATAAAGgaagaatatcaattatGGAGAAAAAACTGTCGTTATATGTACGAGTTTGTCAGTGAAACCGCATTGACATGGCCCTCTTTAACAATCCAATGGTTACCAGAAAATAAAACGAATGAAGCAGAAGGCTTGATTGACGCTAAGTTATTATTGGGGACACATACTTCAGGTGAAGACACGAATTACTTGAAGCTAGCTAGTACACAGATACCATTGTCAAATTCAAGTAATACAGAagaaaaatcaaacaaaaaGGTTACTTCCCGTATTAAAATCACCAAAAAGTTCGAAAACaactttgaaataaatagagCCCGTTATATGCCTCAAGACCCGTCCATTGTGTCTACAATTAATGGTGCAGGTGAAATTGATCTTTATAATTTGGGTGGTGATCAAAAAACTGCGATTGCACATTTCACTCCCCATGAAGACAATGGTTATGGTTTATCATGGAGTCCCCATAAGAAAGGGTACTTGTTAACCGCTTCAGATGATAAAACAGTAGTCTTAACTGATACTTCTAGACTTGATGCTACGGATTTGTCACAAGTTTGCAAATTTACTACGCACAAAGACATTGTAAATGATGCTAAATGGCACCAATTCGATGAGAGCTTATTTGGATCGGTCTCTGATGACAAGTACTTCTATCTTTTCGATATCAGAACCCCAGGTGAACCGGTATCCAAGTTCTACCATCCAGAATCGGAGGGAATAAACTCACTTTCTTTCTCTCCGTTTTCTCAATACTTGGTAGCCACCGGTAACGCCAACTCTAATATTAGTTTATTAGACACCAGAAAATTGTCTACGAAGTCTGCGGTTTCCGATGGTTTACTACACACAATGATGGGCCACTCTGATTCGATCACTAGTTTGGAGTTCTCTCCCCATAAGGATGGCATGCTTGCGTCTGGTTCGCAAGATCGCCGTCTTATCTTATGGGACTTATTCAAGGTCGGTGAAGAACAAGCCCAAGAAGATGCCGAAGATGGCTGTCCAGAATTGTTCATGATGCATGCTGGTCATACTGGTGCAGTTACAGATTTAAGTTGGTGTCCTTACAAAGACTGGACCATTGGTTCAGTAGCCGATGATAATATTGTACACTTATGGGAAATCGGTAAGACTCTACTTAATGCCGAGAAGGGAATTGAGTTGAAGGATACCGATTTAGAATAG